The Sulfurospirillum sp. UCH001 genome segment AGCAAAAAAACTACCAACTTCTAAATATTCATCTTTAGCAATAAATAATATAAAAAAATCTGAGTACAATGTGAATATAATATAAATTGGGCTAAATGTTATAAGTATAAAGTAAATAAGTTTTTTATAGATTAAAAATCTAATTTTCTTTTTTTTATGAAATAATCTATTAATTTTCGGATTTACAACTGCCAAAATAGTATTTTGAAACAATTGTAACACTATTGAAAAAGGAATTATTGCAAAAGCATAAAGTCCAACTTCTCTATTTCCAGAGAAGATAGATATCATTATTTTATCACTATTCATTATAATAAAAAAACTAAAAGTTGATAGTAATGATCGCATCCCAAATATAAATCCTTCATTCCATACTTCAAAATCAAAATCAAAATAACTCTTAAAATTGTATTTTTTTTTAAAATACAAACAATATACTAAAACAAATATTATAGTTATAAAAAGCATATAACTAAAAATATCAACAATATCTATCCCTATAAGTAAAAAAGCTACAAACCAGCCATAGTTTTTATTAAATAAAAAAATATTATAAGATATCCAATTACTATTTGCAACATCATATCGTAGATAATTTGCAAATATAATATTCATAAAAATTAACAAAATAGTTAAGTATATAAGCTTTTCTGGTATATTGAATAATAAAGATATAAACGATGATAATAAAAATAAGGAAATACCTATCACAATATTAATTAAAATCATTAATGTATTTATATTGTTAAAGAAAGTATTTTGTGACACAGAATACTTTTTATATTTGTTCAAGCCAATATTTAAATATTCTTGAATATTTAAACAAAATGCCATAGCTCCAAACATTATAATTGTATTTAATAGTGAATACATACCATAGTCTTCTACGTTTAAAGTTTTTAAAAGATATATATTAATAATAAATGCCATACCAAATGACAGCACTTGAAATATAAAATTAATTTTCATTTTTTATAAAACTTAAGATATCAATATATTTCGTAAAAGAATCTGCCAATTTAGCTAAATTTGTTTCATCATAATCACAATACTTATATGCTACAAAAAACTTATATATATCACCTTCAAAATTACTATCTAAATAATATTGAATAAAATTCTTTAAAATTTCTTCCTTAAACTGAAATTTATCTTGTATTATCTCCGTAAAATCGTCTATGTTTTTAATCAAAATAATATTTTTATTATGCTTTAAATAACTATTACCAAACATATACACTGGCCTTTTGTATATACTGGCTTCTAGCCCTACAGTCCCATTAAGGATAATAACACCTATTGAATTTTTAATAAGTTCCAGGGAATCATGACTGGGATCTATCAATTTAACATTAAATAATCTTTGAATTTTTTTATAGTCGCATAAATTTCGATAACCAATATCTAATTTATGATCTTTCACATATAAATACTTCCCTATAGGCAATCTTCTAGCTAACTGTTCAATCAAAGCAATTTGTGAATATTTACCAAAAGACCAATGGGACAATACTGCTTCTGGTTCAATATGTAATGCAAAATAATAATATTCCTCACTAAAATCCACTTTATTATATGTTAAATTGAATTTATATAATATTCTATTAAAAGCTGAATGTAAAACTTCATTTTGTTTTAATATATAATACTCATTTGGATCAATTAGCCTATTACAATTGAAACGTTGATAAATATTCCAACATTTCCGTATAATTCCTTTTACAATCTGATATAAATCAAAAAAAAATGAATTTGTCTTTGTTTTGATTAAAACTGCATTTTTTGCTCTCGTCTTATCAATGAAATTTTGAACCTCTTCAGAATTTTTGTAGTATTTTGTATTTAATCTCATATAATATTGCAAGAGCAATGAATCTCCATCATCATATTCAGTAAATCTAAAATTATTTTTATATATACCTGTACAAGCAATAAAACCAGAATAAATTATTTTTTTGTGTTTTGCTAGGGCTGATGCTATATGATTATATGTATGTGTAGTCGTTTCGTGAAACAAAATGTTTATATCACTAAATTCATTAAATATTTTTTCCCAAAACAAATAATGTTTTATAACAATATCATAGGCTTCATCAAGAGAAAAACTTTCAAGTGTTCTATCACTAATAATTACACTATTTAAAGTAAATCTATTGGTCATATCTTCTTGAAATAATATATTGATTTTTTCGAGTACCTCAAGTTTATTGAGCATATCTAATTTTAAATTTTGAATATATTCAACTAAAATGTAATCTGGTATTATATTATAATTCTTTTTCAAAATATTTGCATCAATTGAAGAGTAAGCTATGTGAATAATTTTATATTTTTTATTCAAAAATTTATCGAGGCCTCCAAAAAGATGACAAAGACCCATTCTAGAAAAAAAAATAACTGTTGGTTTTGGATCATTCATTATAATTCCATCTTTTTTTTATAGTTTCATAGTCACTAGGGGTCCCCATATCTATCCAATAATCTGTAATTTCAAAACTTTTGGTAACTTTTTTTTCATTTTTTAAAATATCAAACAAACTAGGTAAATCAAAAAATTCATCATTTGGTACATAACTTAAAACGGTTGGATCTAATATATATATACCTGTATTTATAAAAAATTCTTGTATTGGTTTTTCTTTCATAGATACAATATTACTTTTATTATCTATTTCTATGACTCCGTAAGGTATTTGATAGTTATCTTTTCTAATACACATTGTTGCTACAGAATTCACATTTATGTGAAAATCCAATAGTTTTTCATAATCTAATGAAGATAGGACATCTCCATTCGTAACGAAAAAAGGTTCATTAAGTTTCATATCTATCAAGCTTAATGCGCCTCCCGTACCAAGTCGTTTTTTTTCCTCAAGGTATTTGACTTCTATTCCAAATCTACTACCATCACCAAAATACTCTTTAATAACTTCTGATTTATAATTTACGCTAAGCATAAACTTAGTAAACCCATATAAGGTAAACATATCTATGATATGTTCTATCATAGGCTTGTTGCCTACCTGTAACATTGGCTTTGGTGTATCTTGTGTAAGTTTCCCCAATCTAGTTCCTAAACCTCCAGCCATTATTATCACCCAATTTGTTTTGAGATTGAACTCTATTTCATCAAGTGTAAATACTTTTATAAACTTATCATCATCATCAACAAGGGGAATATGTCTTCGATGTATTTTTTTTAAATAGCTCACAATCTGATTTTTTGAAATATTGATATGCAATTTATGAGGATTCTTGTTGATAATATGTTCTAAATCTAAGTTTTTATTTAAAATTGCTTTTCGAATATCTCCATCTGTTATAAGACCCAAAAGTTTTTCTTTTGCATCAATGACAGGGAGTACCCCATTACCATTCAAATCAAGTAATCTAATTGCATCATTAAGCGTTGTTTGTTTATTAAGAATTAATTTATTATTCATTATTGTTTCTCATTAAAAATTTTATATATTCAAAATCCTCTATAGTATCCACATCTATAGAACGAGATCTAGGCATTATATACGCATATGATTTATTGTTATAATATTGGCCTTGCTGAATCAACTTATATTTAAAGACATACACAGCTCCATTCGGATAGTAACTTTTTTTGATCTCTTGACGATTTGAAAGATTTTCTTCAAATATGTTTTCAAATTTACCTTCTACTGTAATATATTTATGCCATTTTATTGAATGATGTTCTTCTGTATAACTTACCACACTATCAGCATTCTTTTCTTTAAAAAGTTTTATTGCTTCATCTATATCTTTTACACATCTTAATGGTGATGTAGGCTGAAGCACTACAAAATCTTCAATATGATAATTAAATTCATTATTTAATTTATCCACTGTATAAATAAAGTTGTCAATAGCTTTTGAGCTATCACTAGCTAAATGCTCAGGTCTCAAAAATAAACTTTTCGCACCATAACTAATAGCTATGTTTTCTATTTCTTTACAATCCGTAGAGATAATCACTTCACTAATATATTTCGATTTTAATGCCTCTTCAATAGTATAGGCTATCATTGGTTTTCCAAGTAAATCTTTGATATTTTTACCTGGCAATCCTTTTGAACCACTTCTTGCTGGAACTATCGCTATCATGTTTAAATAATATCCTCTTTAGTTAAAATATGGTCATACCCTAAATTTTTATTAATTGTTCTCCCGATAACAAAATCTGTCATATCAGGGTCAAATGCTCCACCTGGTCTTTTATAATCGATATCTTCATAAGATATAATATCGCCTTGCTTCATTTCTCTTGTAAGCACAATACTTCTTCTAAATTCTCTCTTTTTTTCAACACTTTCAGTTGCCGTAATTCTATATGAACCTAAAGCTTCTATAATTCTTTTAGAATTTTCTACAATTTCTTTCATTTCATTTTTGGTAGCAGAAACTTTATGATCCCAACCCTCCATATTTTTATCGAGTGTAAAATGTTTTTCTATTATACAAGCGCCCAATGCAACGGAAGCTAGAGGTATAGCTGTGCCTAAAGAATGATCTGAAAATCCTATGGGATACTCTGGATAAGTTGTCATAAGGGTTTTTATATTGTTTAAATGTACATCACTATCACTAGGTGGATAGGTAGCTATACAATGTAGGATTACTATTTGATTATTCCCTGCGCTTTCTATTGTTTTAACAGCCTTATCTATTTCATACAGTTCACTAAGCCCTGTTGAAATTATCATTGGCTTTCCTTTTCTAGCCAAATAATCTAAAAATGGATAATTATTTAAATCCATTGAAGCTACTTTTATAAATGGACTTTCCAACTTATCAATTAAAAAATCTGCTTCTTTTTTACTAAAAGGCGTTGATGTACAATCTATTCCAATATCATTTGCAAATTTTTTCATTTCAAGAAGTTCTTCTTCTGAAATAGAATATGCATCGACTATCTCTTCAAGTGTATAATCAGTTCTATTCCTATAATCATCCGCAACAAAATAATTATCTTCATATTTTTTTCTTGAAAAAATACTATCTTTTGACCAACTTTGGAACTTGACACAGTCAGCTCCTGCTTCTTTTGCTTCTATAATTAATTTTTTTGCTAACTCCATATTTCCATTGTGATTTGAGCCTAATTCTGCTATGATATATGGCGTACAGAAGTTAAAAACCTCTTTTTGATTTGTTAATTGTACTTTCATTTTTTCCTCTTATTTTATTTCTTTTAATAATAGAAAACTTTCAGCATATTGGCAACCACAAGTTGCACCTCTAAATGTAGCCAATGCTCTTAAATTTTCTTCACTTCTTGGGAATGGATGTTGAGCCATCTCACTCTCAAATATTTTCATAATTTCTATTTTTTTCTCCATATAATCAGTTATATCAACAAATACATTAGGAATAAAACTATCTTCTTTTGTACTTAATGCAAACTCAGTTTCACTAAGTGTCTCCATCATATATATTTTTTTTATAAATGGATATCTAAAAGATTTAGTACAACTATACGCTGCTTCAAATATTCTTCTATGATCACTATGTACATCTCCTTTAAAGGGAAGATAAATAATATTTGGTTTAACCTCATTAATCACTTTTGATATGTTATCAATAAGGTCACTCATATAATATTTATCTACTTGCATAGTTGTAAGTTGTAAATTATAAATACTATCAAAGCTATACGCATTAAAGACATGTTCTATTTCTGATGTTCTTGTATTATAATAGCTATGGTTCTTATCGATTGAGGTGCAAATTAACCAATGTATTTCATCTAATGCTGCTTTATGTTTTAAAAGAGTTCCACCACATCCTAAAGTTTCATCATCTGGATGTACCGCTATAACTAAAACTTTATTCATAAATATTCTCCTACTTTAGGAAGTACATCAAATTCATGATCCAAAATTTCTATTGCACCATCGTAGGTTTTAACGACTATTGTGTCATCTTTTAATTGTAAAACCTTACCACTTTCGATATGATTTTGATTATATTCTACAATTTTTACTTTCCAAATACTTATATTTTTATTATTATATTCGATATGAGCACCTATATATGGTCTAGTTAATGCTCTCACTAAATTAAAAATAGCTTCACTACTCATACGAAAATCAATTTTCCCGTCAGATTGACCTCGTTTCCTCCAAATATTAGATAATTTATGATCTTGTACTACCTTTTGATACGTTTTAGTTTTTAACAATGGGATAAACTCATCTATTTGCAAAAGGGCAATATCTGTGACCTTCTGATAAAGTGTTTGGGCATCATCAGTATTTAAAATTTCAAAATCTTTTTGAGATAAGATATCCCCATCGTCAGCACCATCACTTATAAAGAAAAAAGTTGAAGCACTTTGTTTCAGACCTAGAACCAAAGACCAAATAAGAGGGTGCCTACCTCGGTTTTGTGGTAATTTTGTAGGATGATAACCTACTATACCCATAGGGGCCAAGTTTAATAATTCCTTTTTAATTAAACTAGACCAGCCAAAACAAAACACAATATCTGGATTTAACGTTTTTATCCATTCAACCGTTTCTTTAGAATTAATATCATCTGTATATTTGTATAGTAATCTATTTTCTATGCACAATGGAGTCAAATCTTCAAAATCACTATTAAATTTTGATTCTTTTTTAGTGCAAACTCCAACAATATGAGCTTTTATATCTATCAATTTTTCAAGCATCTTTTTTGAAAATTTAACTGTTCCAATAAAAACTATTTTCATTTTTTTTCCCACCAAAAATAATGAAAATCATTGTGCACACATAATCCAACAGTATTGTTGCAATATTGCCTATAATAACTGATTGTCTCATTCGTAAACAAAGCTTTTAGTCCTTGGTTAAGTAAAGTTTGAAAAAAAACCCAATCAACCGCAATTAGCATATAATCAAAACTCACTTTCTCAATATTTTTGAGCTTAATTGCGGTATTTGTCATTCCAAAAATATTTTTATCTTTTATAAATTCAAAATTAATTACTTCCAAATTTTTTAACCTGTGTGAAAAATATTTTTTTTCATAAACACCACCTTCATTAAAAAGGCTTACATCATTTACGACAATATCATATTCTTTCAAAAACTCAAGTGACTTTTCAATACGATTTTTTTCAAAATAATCGTCGCTATCGCCAAAAATTAGAATATCATATCCCTTGTCAATAACATAGTTAATACCATATTCTCTATTTTTTGCAATAGATGAAGCGCTACATATTTCTAAAATATTTAAATGAGAATACTGCTGTTTTAATTGAGTAAGCCCTAAATAACCGTCATTAACAATGATTATGTCAAACTTTTTGTATGTTTGATTATCTAACGAATTAAAAAAATCAAATAAATATTGCTCATCCATTGGGAAAATAGTTGTTAAAAAAGCTATCTTCACTTTACTATACTCCCGGCTTTTATAAACCCTTTCACGGTTGCATATTCTTTACATGTAACATTGCTTCCATAAAATGTTCCTGCTTTGACGTGTGCTCCGCCATTGAGAATGGCTCCCGTTGAGATATGACAATGATCTTCAATGATAGCATCGTGTTCTACAAGTGCTTTTGTATTGATGATGCAATTTTTTCCTATATGCGCACTAGCATTGACTAAAGCGTGATGCATCACAATGGAGCCTTCACTGATATGCCCATGTTTCGATACGTATGCCAATGGCGAAATCACTACAGGAAGCTCGTAACCCAAACATTTGAGCATTTCAAAAAGTTCGATTCTAATTTCAGGAGAGTTGATTTGCCCAACCGTAATAAACGCATAGTGATAGTGCTGGCGCAAATGATTCAAATCCTCATCGCTTCCTACAATTTTATACCCTAAAACATCGTGCCCAATCAGTTCTTTCTTATCGATAATCCCTGCAATTTCAAATCTATTTTCTTGCTCAATGACATCAATGACTGACTTGCAATGCCCACCGCCACCAATAAGAAGAATTTTCTTTTTCATACTCTCACCGAACTTGGGATATTGACGATACGCTCTTCCAAATAAACGGCGTTGGAAAGGTCGCCACATTGACATGTTTTAAACATTTCGAGTCTATTCATGGGCGTCCAAATGGGGCGTGTCATCACACCATTAGCGTTGGTGTATTCTAAAAAAAGATCTCGCTGTTCTTTATTGTCAAGCATAATAGCATTAAGCCAATAATTTGATATTGCATCTTTTGGCTCTTTTATAAACATGACATCTATTGAGCTAAAAAAGTCTTCATACATTTTTGCTAAACCTCTTTTATTCTTCAAAAAACCATTGACTTGTTCAAGTTGTGCAACGAGAAGCGCGGCATTAAGATTTGGTAGGCGGTAATTAAAGCCTACTTCATCATGGACAAACTCCCATTTGTGCGGTACTTTTGCCGTAGTGGTGATATGCTTTGCTCTTTTGGCTAACGCTTCATCATCAGTTACTATCACACCGCCACCACCACTGGTGATGATTTTATTGCCATTGAAACTAAAAGCCCCTACTTTGCCAAATCTCCCTGTATGCTTGCTTTTATAATAACTTCCAAGCGATTCAGCCGCATCTTCGATCAATGATATATGCCATATATCGCAAATGGCTTTTATTTCATCTATCTTGCACGGATGCCCAAAAGTGTGCATCGGTACACACGCTTTAATGACTTTTCCCGTTCTTTTATTGATACATCGATTTTCTTTTATTTCAGCATTTTCATCTAAAAATATGTTCAGTGCCTCGGGCGATAAACCTAAAGTCTCTTTATCGACATCCACAAAAATTGGTTTCGCACCACAATATGTAATGGCATTACAAGTAGCGATAAACGTCAAAGGCTGCGTAATGACTTCATCATCTTTTTCAACGCCCATCAAAACCAAACTTACATGTAAAGCTGCTGTTCCATTCACCGTTGCGATTGCATACTTACTTCCTACATGTAAAGCAAACTCTTTTTCAAAACGATCGACATAAGCACCCACGCTAGAGACAAAAGTCGAGTCAATACACTCATTCAAATATTTTTTTTCATTTCCAATAAAACGAGGTTCATGCAAAGGAATAAAATTTTTTGTTGCAAATGTATCTTGGATAAATGTTACTATTTTCTCATACATTACATTTTCCCATCAAGATATTTACCAGTCTCTTTATGTCCAAAATTGGGGATCATTTCATGAAAGAGATGGACAATGTCGTCTTTAGTCCACAGTTTAGCGTGCTTCATCGCTTCAATCTTTTGAGTGAAACTACTTAGCTTTGCTTCAACAAATAGTGGCTCATTTTTGATAATGCCAAGATTTTTAAATCGATTCATATCGAGCATTTCATTTTCTGTAAAGAACTCTTCAAAATCTTTCTCGCCTGTGGTGTCACTATTCGTAAATAGACAAGGCCATTTTCCTTCTTTTGGAAGGGTTTTTACAAGTGCTCTTGCCTCATCTTCATCTTGACATATAAAGGCTTCAAATCCTCGTTCTTTTAAGTATTTTACTGCTATTTCTGCAAACGTTATAAGATGAAGTTCTTCGCTGAGTTTTGGGAAAAAGATATCACGATTTTCACCAAAAATACAACTCATCAAACAAAGTTCACCTGATTCTTGAGGCGTTACAAAATAACGTTTAATATCATTAGGAGCAACAATAGGTTGTTGTTTAGCAAGGCGCTGATTAAATCCATGTAGCAAAGACCCATCACTAAAAGCAACATTGGCAAAGCGTGCTGTCGAAATAGGAATTTGAAGGCTTTTACGCATCAAAAACATCTCCATAATCCGCTTACTTGCGCCCATCATATTCACAGGGTTGGCTGCTTTATCTGTTGAAACACAAAAGTATTTCTTGACTCCGTTCTCAATGGATTGTTGCAATGTCTTATCGGTATTGAAGATGTTGACATCAATCATGCGCATGAGTGTAAAAGGATCTTTTTCACTTCTTACATGTTTAAGTGCGGAGAGGTTTAAAACATAGTCATACTTTCCATCTGCCTTAATAAAAGCATCGTACTCTATGCTTCCAATATCAAGAGCAAATGTTTGAAAATCTCCATCAATATAGCCCATTGAACTACGTATATCTCTCACTAGTTCAACCATATTGTTTTCACTAATATCAACGACATGCAATTTTTTTGGATTTCGTTTAAATATCTCTTTGACAACCGCTTGACCAATAGAGCCTGCTCCACCTATGACTAAGAAAGTTGAAGATGAAACAATATGAGACAACTCTTTTTCATGTGCTGTAATATCATCATTGAAAAGTTTTTTTTCACGTCCAATTAAAAAGAATATATTATACATGTGTGCTTCCTCCAAGATACCAAGCATACGCTATACGCACACCTTCTTCTAATACCACTTTGTGTTTCCAGCCTAAAGCATGGAGTTTTGAAGGATTAGTAAGCTTTATCATTGTTCCATCTGGTTTTGATGTATTATAAACAAGAGCACCTTCATAACCTACAATTTTTTGAATTAATTCTGCCAATTCGCGAATGCTAATATCTTTACCTGTTCCTATATTGAGATGTGTATTGCGTATCTCTTTTTTATCTTCTATGAGATCTTTAAAATCAACATTTTCCATAACAAATACACACGCATCTGCCATATCTTCAGAGTATAAAAATTCTCGTCTAGGTTTTCCACTCCCCCAGATTTCAACTTCATTATCACCTCTTAACTTTGCTTCATGGATTTTACGAATAAGTGCAGGCAACACATGAGATGTTTCAAGATCAAAATTATCATTTGGTCCATAAAGGTTGGTTGGCATCACAGAAATAAAATTGGTACTATACTGAAGATTATAGCTTTCGCACATTTTTATACCTGCAATTTTTGCTATTGCATAAGGCTCATTAGTATATTCAAGTTCATTTGTGAGTAAATAATCTTCTTTCATAGGTTGAGGAGCATTTTTAGGATAAATACACGTTGATCCTAAAAAGAGTAGCTTCTTAACCCCGTGAACATAACTTTGATGAATCACATTGTTTTGAATGGCTAAATTTTCATAGATAAAGTCTGCTCTATAGGTATTATTTGCAACAATTCCCCCTACTTTTGCAGCCGCTAAAAAAACATACTCTGGCTTTTCTTGTGCAAAAAAGTCAACGACCGCTTGTTGATTTGTTAAATCGAGTTCTGCATGGGTTCGAGTGACAATGTTTGAAAACCCTTTGGATGTAAGGTTTTTTAAAATGGCAGAGCCAACAAGCCCACGGTGTCCTGCTACATAAATTTTACTTGTTTTGGTCATTGAATTACTCAAAATAACTCATAATTTTATAGCCACCCTCTTTGAGATAGACATCTTTTGTCATCAATTTAAGGTCCGACTTCATCATGTCATTCACAAGATCTTCAAGCTTAAATTCTCTTTTCCAGCCTAACTTTTGCTCTGCTTTGGTAGGATCACCCAAAAGCAAATCGACTTCCGTTGGTCTAAAATAGCGAGGATCAACCGCAACGACTTCTTTTCCAATTTCAACTTGATACCGTGGATTATTACATGCTTTTACAATACCCACTTCATTGACACCCTCACCTCTAAACTCCAACTCAATCCCACAATAACCAAATGCCATACGAATAAAATCTCGTACCATTGTTGTTTGGCCCGTAGCAATAACCCAATCTTCCGCTTCTGGTGCTTGAAGAATCATCCACATCATCTTCACGTAATCTTTTGCATGTCCCCAATCGCGTTTTGCATCAAGGTTTCCAAGGTAGAGTTTATCTTGAAGCCCAAGAGCAATTTTTGAAGCTGCACGCGTAATTTTTCGGGTTACAAACGTCTCGCCACGCACAGGAGATTCATGGTTAAATAAAATACCATTACACGCAAATATGCCATACGCTTCACGGTAATTGACGGTGATCCAATATGCGTACATTTTAGCGACTGCGTAAGGGCTTCTGGGATAGAACGGTGTAGTCTCTTTTTGAGGGATTTCTTGTACTTTCCCATAAAGTTCTGACGTACTTGCCTGATAAATCTTTGTTTTCTTCTCTAATCCTAAAAGACGTACCGCTTCTAAAATGCGCAATGTTCCCGTACCATCAGCATTAGCTACATATTCTGGTGTTTCAAAAGAAACTGCTACATGGCTCATCGCCGCTAGATTATAAATTTCATCAGGTTGAACTTCTTGAATAATACGTGTTAAATTCATACTATCGGTCATGTCACCATGATGCAAAATAAGGTTTCTATTTTCAACATGAGGATCTTGGTAAAGATGATCTATTCTGTCCGTATTGAAGAGTGAACTTCTTCGCTTGATTCCATGAACAATGTAATCTTTTTTCAATAAAAATTCTGCCAAATAACTACCATCTTGTCCTGTAATACCTGTAATTAATGCCACTTTTTGACTCATATATTTTCCCTTTTATAATCATCTTCTATTCTTACGATATCATCTTCGCCCGTATAACTACCCACTTGGGCTTCTATCAAAATAATAGGAATTTTTCCCAAATTTTCCAATCTATGTATTTCACCAGATTTTATGTAAGTTGATTCATTTTCTCTAACAATATAGGTTTTATCTTCCACCCGAACAGTTGCTGTACCACTCACTACAATCCAATGCTCATTTCTGTGAAAATGCTTTTGCAAAGAGAGTCGCTTGCCTGGTTTAACCATAATTTTCTTAATCTTATACCCAGCCTTGTCTTCCAAAACAGTATAGGTTCCCCAA includes the following:
- a CDS encoding UDP-N-acetylglucosamine 4,6-dehydratase — its product is MYNIFFLIGREKKLFNDDITAHEKELSHIVSSSTFLVIGGAGSIGQAVVKEIFKRNPKKLHVVDISENNMVELVRDIRSSMGYIDGDFQTFALDIGSIEYDAFIKADGKYDYVLNLSALKHVRSEKDPFTLMRMIDVNIFNTDKTLQQSIENGVKKYFCVSTDKAANPVNMMGASKRIMEMFLMRKSLQIPISTARFANVAFSDGSLLHGFNQRLAKQQPIVAPNDIKRYFVTPQESGELCLMSCIFGENRDIFFPKLSEELHLITFAEIAVKYLKERGFEAFICQDEDEARALVKTLPKEGKWPCLFTNSDTTGEKDFEEFFTENEMLDMNRFKNLGIIKNEPLFVEAKLSSFTQKIEAMKHAKLWTKDDIVHLFHEMIPNFGHKETGKYLDGKM
- a CDS encoding GDP-L-fucose synthase, which codes for MTKTSKIYVAGHRGLVGSAILKNLTSKGFSNIVTRTHAELDLTNQQAVVDFFAQEKPEYVFLAAAKVGGIVANNTYRADFIYENLAIQNNVIHQSYVHGVKKLLFLGSTCIYPKNAPQPMKEDYLLTNELEYTNEPYAIAKIAGIKMCESYNLQYSTNFISVMPTNLYGPNDNFDLETSHVLPALIRKIHEAKLRGDNEVEIWGSGKPRREFLYSEDMADACVFVMENVDFKDLIEDKKEIRNTHLNIGTGKDISIRELAELIQKIVGYEGALVYNTSKPDGTMIKLTNPSKLHALGWKHKVVLEEGVRIAYAWYLGGSTHV
- the gmd gene encoding GDP-mannose 4,6-dehydratase, which translates into the protein MSQKVALITGITGQDGSYLAEFLLKKDYIVHGIKRRSSLFNTDRIDHLYQDPHVENRNLILHHGDMTDSMNLTRIIQEVQPDEIYNLAAMSHVAVSFETPEYVANADGTGTLRILEAVRLLGLEKKTKIYQASTSELYGKVQEIPQKETTPFYPRSPYAVAKMYAYWITVNYREAYGIFACNGILFNHESPVRGETFVTRKITRAASKIALGLQDKLYLGNLDAKRDWGHAKDYVKMMWMILQAPEAEDWVIATGQTTMVRDFIRMAFGYCGIELEFRGEGVNEVGIVKACNNPRYQVEIGKEVVAVDPRYFRPTEVDLLLGDPTKAEQKLGWKREFKLEDLVNDMMKSDLKLMTKDVYLKEGGYKIMSYFE